In Cupriavidus basilensis, one genomic interval encodes:
- a CDS encoding S49 family peptidase gives MTEQQKPPQDESGKAQEPVASASAGAPGAGDDRLETASQADYPLEQELRAGDAASQKEAGQRKARMAGRDVGPVPTGTGWERDVLEKVLMATLREQRAARRWRIFFRFAGLALLALIFFAVFDFKGDGTIATSGRHTAMVSLDGEIAAGTPASAESINAALQAAFADTNAAGIILKINSPGGSPVQAGMINDEIRRLRTLYPAKPFYVVVEEICASGGYYVAAAADKIYVDKASIVGSIGVLMDGFGFTGLMDKLGVERRLYTSGANKGMLDPFSPQVPRQKQYAETMLKQIHQQFIDVVKEGRGDRLKDDPDLFSGLFWSGERSVELGLADGLGNADYVARDLFKAEDIVDYTVKENIAERVAKRFGAAMGTAAMKTMLFGTRVQAMH, from the coding sequence ATGACTGAACAGCAAAAACCGCCGCAGGACGAATCCGGCAAGGCGCAGGAACCGGTGGCTTCGGCCAGCGCCGGGGCGCCCGGGGCGGGGGATGACCGGCTGGAAACCGCCTCGCAGGCTGATTACCCGCTGGAGCAAGAGTTGCGCGCCGGAGATGCTGCTTCGCAGAAAGAAGCCGGCCAGCGCAAGGCGCGCATGGCCGGTCGCGATGTCGGCCCGGTGCCCACGGGGACAGGCTGGGAGCGGGATGTGCTGGAAAAGGTGCTGATGGCGACGCTGCGCGAGCAGCGCGCGGCGCGGCGCTGGCGGATTTTCTTCCGTTTTGCCGGGCTCGCCCTGCTAGCGCTGATTTTCTTTGCCGTTTTTGACTTCAAGGGCGACGGCACCATTGCCACGAGCGGTCGCCATACGGCAATGGTGTCGCTCGACGGCGAGATTGCTGCCGGGACGCCGGCCAGCGCCGAATCGATCAACGCGGCACTGCAAGCCGCGTTTGCCGATACCAATGCCGCGGGGATCATCCTCAAGATCAACTCGCCGGGTGGCTCACCGGTACAGGCCGGCATGATCAATGACGAGATCCGGCGCCTGCGGACACTTTATCCCGCCAAGCCGTTCTACGTGGTGGTGGAGGAGATCTGCGCCTCGGGCGGCTATTACGTGGCGGCGGCGGCCGACAAGATCTATGTCGACAAGGCTAGCATCGTCGGCTCGATCGGCGTGCTGATGGACGGCTTTGGCTTCACCGGGCTCATGGACAAGCTGGGCGTCGAGCGCCGGCTTTATACCTCCGGCGCCAACAAGGGCATGCTCGATCCGTTCTCGCCGCAGGTGCCGCGGCAGAAGCAATACGCCGAAACCATGCTCAAGCAGATCCACCAGCAGTTCATCGACGTGGTCAAGGAAGGCCGGGGCGATCGCCTGAAGGACGATCCGGACCTGTTCTCCGGCTTGTTCTGGTCCGGCGAGCGCAGCGTTGAGCTGGGCTTGGCCGACGGCCTGGGCAACGCCGATTACGTGGCGCGGGATCTCTTCAAGGCCGAGGACATCGTCGACTACACCGTCAAGGAGAATATTGCGGAGCGGGTAGCCAAGCGTTTCGGCGCGGCGATGGGCACGGCGGCGATGAAGACCATGCTGTTCGGCACGCGCGTGCAGGCCATGCATTAA
- a CDS encoding beta-ketoacyl-ACP synthase III: protein MTSYAKIIGTGSYLPPRRVTNQDIAAQLAEKGIETSDEWIFSRSGISARHWAEPDVTSSDLAVKAAERALEAAGIDRQSIDLIIVATSTPDFVFPSTACLVQQKLGITNNCAAFDLQAVCSGFVYALATAEKFIRSGSHRNALVIGSEVFSRILDFNDRTTCVLFGDGAGAVVLSASEEPGILSSAMHSDGSHVDILCVPGNVSGGNITGNPFLHMDGQAVFKLAVTVLDKVAREALAGAQFPAEKVDWLIPHQANIRIMQSTARKLGLPAERMVATVHEHGNTSAASIPLALDVAVRDGRIGAGHHVLMEGVGGGFTWGAVLLRM from the coding sequence ATGACAAGCTACGCAAAAATCATCGGGACCGGGAGCTATTTGCCTCCGCGGCGCGTCACTAACCAAGATATCGCGGCGCAACTGGCTGAGAAGGGCATCGAGACCAGCGACGAATGGATCTTTTCGCGCAGTGGCATCTCGGCCCGCCATTGGGCCGAGCCGGATGTCACCAGCAGCGACCTCGCCGTCAAGGCGGCGGAGCGCGCGCTTGAGGCCGCCGGCATCGATCGCCAGAGCATCGACCTGATCATCGTTGCCACTTCCACGCCCGATTTCGTCTTCCCCAGCACCGCCTGCCTCGTGCAACAGAAGCTTGGCATCACCAACAACTGCGCGGCGTTCGACCTGCAAGCGGTGTGCTCGGGCTTTGTCTATGCGCTGGCCACCGCCGAGAAATTCATCCGCAGCGGTTCACATCGCAATGCGCTGGTGATTGGCTCGGAAGTGTTTTCCCGCATCCTGGACTTCAACGACCGCACCACCTGCGTGCTGTTCGGCGACGGTGCCGGCGCAGTTGTGCTGTCCGCCTCCGAGGAACCCGGCATCCTGTCGTCGGCGATGCACTCCGATGGCAGCCATGTGGATATCCTGTGCGTGCCGGGCAACGTCTCGGGCGGCAATATCACCGGCAACCCCTTCCTGCACATGGATGGCCAGGCTGTGTTCAAGCTAGCGGTCACCGTGCTCGACAAGGTCGCGCGCGAAGCACTCGCGGGCGCGCAGTTCCCGGCGGAAAAGGTCGACTGGCTGATCCCGCACCAGGCCAATATCCGCATCATGCAAAGCACGGCCAGGAAGCTTGGCCTGCCTGCCGAGCGCATGGTGGCTACGGTGCATGAGCACGGCAACACCTCGGCAGCCTCGATCCCGCTGGCGCTCGACGTGGCGGTGCGCGATGGCCGCATTGGCGCAGGGCATCACGTGCTGATGGAAGGCGTGGGCGGCGGCTTCACCTGGGGCGCGGTACTGCTGCGCATGTAA
- the plsX gene encoding phosphate acyltransferase PlsX, which translates to MTIKLAIDCMGGDHGVSVTVPAAISFLSSHSDAEVVLVGLRDSIEPQLKKLHALDHPRVRIVTASEVITMDDPVEVALRRKKDSSMRVAVTQVKEGLAGACISAGNTGALMAVSRYVLKTLEGIERPAIATTIPNEQGWGTTVLDLGANADCEPEHLLQFARMAEAMVAVVDHKERPSVGLLNIGEEVIKGNDVVKRAGELLRASELNFYGNVEGNDIFKGTTDIVVCDGFVGNVALKSSEGLAKMIANMIKEEFTRSWFTKLLAVLALPVLKRLSRRLDPARYNGASLLGLRGLVVKSHGSADAHAFEWAIKRGYDAARNGVIERTIQAFANKSGNSTPATGPQSGAEDSSPSPHAA; encoded by the coding sequence ATGACGATCAAACTAGCTATCGACTGCATGGGTGGCGATCACGGTGTCTCCGTGACCGTACCGGCGGCGATCAGTTTTCTCTCAAGCCATAGCGACGCCGAAGTGGTGCTGGTCGGCTTGCGGGACAGCATCGAGCCGCAGCTCAAGAAGCTGCACGCGCTCGACCATCCGCGCGTGCGCATTGTGACCGCGTCCGAAGTCATCACCATGGACGACCCCGTTGAAGTGGCGCTGCGCAGGAAGAAGGATTCCTCGATGCGCGTGGCGGTGACCCAGGTGAAGGAGGGGCTGGCTGGCGCATGCATCTCGGCAGGCAATACCGGCGCCCTGATGGCCGTGTCGCGCTATGTGCTGAAAACGCTCGAGGGCATCGAGCGGCCGGCTATCGCAACCACCATTCCCAACGAGCAGGGCTGGGGTACCACGGTGCTCGACCTCGGTGCCAATGCCGACTGCGAGCCCGAGCACCTGCTGCAGTTCGCGCGCATGGCGGAGGCCATGGTTGCCGTGGTGGATCACAAGGAGCGCCCGAGCGTCGGCCTGCTTAACATCGGCGAAGAAGTGATCAAGGGCAACGATGTCGTGAAGCGCGCGGGTGAGCTGCTGCGCGCTTCGGAGCTCAACTTCTACGGCAACGTGGAAGGCAACGACATCTTCAAGGGCACCACCGATATCGTGGTGTGCGATGGCTTCGTCGGCAACGTCGCGCTAAAGAGCAGCGAAGGGTTGGCCAAGATGATCGCCAACATGATCAAGGAAGAATTCACGCGGTCGTGGTTTACCAAGCTGCTGGCGGTCCTGGCTTTGCCGGTGCTCAAGCGACTGTCCCGGCGCCTGGACCCGGCGCGCTATAACGGCGCTTCCCTGCTCGGCCTGCGCGGGCTGGTCGTCAAAAGTCATGGTTCCGCCGATGCGCACGCTTTTGAGTGGGCTATCAAACGCGGGTATGATGCGGCCAGGAATGGTGTGATCGAACGCACCATTCAGGCCTTCGCCAACAAGTCAGGTAACAGCACTCCGGCTACCGGCCCGCAGTCAGGCGCCGAGGATTCCAGTCCAAGCCCGCACGCCGCCTGA
- the rpmF gene encoding 50S ribosomal protein L32 → MAVQQNKKSPSKRGMHRSHDHLTTAALAVEPTTGETHLRHHVSPNGYYRGRKVIKTKND, encoded by the coding sequence ATGGCAGTTCAACAGAACAAGAAGTCGCCCTCCAAGCGCGGCATGCATCGCTCGCACGACCACCTGACCACGGCAGCGCTGGCAGTGGAGCCGACCACGGGCGAAACCCACCTGCGTCACCACGTGAGCCCGAACGGCTACTATCGTGGCCGCAAGGTCATCAAGACCAAGAACGACTGA
- a CDS encoding HAD-IA family hydrolase, whose translation MARQRFDLIVFDWDGTLMDSTPTIAKCIQLASRDLGLPVPDDSAASHVIGLGLKDALSYAVPTLDPADYPRLAERYRFHFLTRDAELVLFDGVHEMLEALRAEHYFLGVATGKTRVGLQRALEATGLVRLFDGTRCADETFSKPHPAMLQELTRELGQDMERTVMIGDTTHDLQMAANAGAAGIGVGYGAHPADALRAMAPLHCASSIADLKDWLLAHA comes from the coding sequence ATGGCCAGGCAACGCTTCGACCTGATCGTGTTCGACTGGGATGGAACCCTGATGGATTCCACCCCGACCATCGCCAAATGCATCCAGCTGGCCAGCCGCGACCTCGGCTTGCCGGTGCCCGACGACAGCGCCGCCAGCCACGTGATCGGGCTGGGACTCAAGGACGCGCTGTCGTACGCCGTGCCGACGCTCGATCCCGCCGACTATCCCCGGCTGGCCGAGCGCTACCGTTTCCACTTCCTGACCCGCGATGCCGAGCTGGTGCTGTTCGACGGGGTGCACGAGATGCTGGAAGCCTTGCGCGCCGAGCATTATTTTCTCGGCGTGGCGACGGGCAAGACCCGCGTCGGCCTGCAGCGCGCCCTGGAAGCAACTGGCCTCGTGCGCCTGTTCGACGGCACACGTTGCGCCGACGAGACCTTTTCCAAGCCTCACCCGGCCATGCTGCAAGAGCTGACCCGCGAACTGGGGCAGGACATGGAGCGCACGGTGATGATCGGTGATACCACCCATGACCTGCAGATGGCGGCTAATGCCGGCGCGGCTGGCATCGGCGTAGGCTACGGCGCGCATCCCGCGGACGCCCTGCGCGCGATGGCGCCGCTGCATTGCGCGTCGTCCATCGCCGACCTGAAAGACTGGTTGCTGGCGCATGCTTGA
- a CDS encoding Rieske (2Fe-2S) protein: MLDATGQRMTGERHLCAAEDLADGGAGVRFVVEVGGRPVSAFVVRFEGAVHGYLNQCAHVPMELDWQEGQFFESSGLYLMCATHGAVYAPDSGLCVGGPCRGASLAKLRVEERDGNVYWLPESPYEVPAG; the protein is encoded by the coding sequence ATGCTTGACGCAACGGGCCAGAGGATGACTGGCGAGCGCCACCTTTGCGCGGCCGAGGATCTGGCTGACGGCGGCGCCGGGGTGCGTTTTGTGGTCGAGGTGGGTGGGCGCCCCGTGAGCGCGTTTGTCGTGCGCTTCGAGGGGGCTGTTCACGGCTACCTGAACCAGTGCGCGCATGTGCCGATGGAGCTCGATTGGCAGGAGGGACAGTTTTTCGAGTCCTCGGGCCTATACTTGATGTGCGCGACACATGGCGCGGTTTATGCGCCGGACAGTGGCTTGTGCGTGGGCGGTCCCTGCCGGGGCGCTTCATTGGCCAAGCTGCGCGTCGAAGAGCGCGACGGCAATGTGTACTGGCTGCCGGAAAGTCCATACGAAGTACCCGCGGGCTAG
- the fabD gene encoding ACP S-malonyltransferase produces MKFSFVFPGQGSQAVGMLNAFAGNAVVRATLDEASAALGQDLGQLIAEGPAEDLNLTANTQPVMLTAAVAIYRAWLDAGGPVPVVVAGHSLGEYSALVAAGVIPFADAVPLVRFRAQAMQEAVPVGEGGMAAILGLSDDDVRAACAEASATGAGVVEAVNFNAPLQVVIAGNKGAVEKACEMAKARGAKRALPLPVSAPFHSSLLKPASDRLRERMAGMVFSAPSIPLVNNVDVAIVNDPQAIKDALVRQAAAPVRWVECVQKIAAEGVTHVIECGPGKVLAGMTKRIDGSLVGGAIFDPASLQDTLALLK; encoded by the coding sequence ATGAAATTCTCCTTTGTATTCCCAGGGCAAGGCTCGCAGGCAGTTGGCATGCTCAACGCCTTTGCCGGCAACGCGGTAGTTCGTGCCACGCTGGATGAGGCATCCGCCGCGCTTGGGCAGGACCTAGGCCAACTGATCGCCGAAGGCCCGGCCGAGGACCTGAACCTCACCGCCAACACGCAACCGGTGATGCTGACCGCAGCGGTGGCCATCTACCGCGCCTGGCTCGACGCCGGCGGTCCGGTTCCGGTCGTGGTGGCGGGGCACAGCCTGGGTGAATATTCCGCGCTGGTGGCAGCCGGAGTGATCCCCTTTGCTGATGCGGTGCCGCTGGTGCGCTTTCGCGCACAAGCCATGCAGGAAGCCGTGCCGGTTGGAGAGGGCGGCATGGCAGCCATCCTGGGCCTGTCCGATGATGACGTGCGCGCCGCTTGCGCTGAAGCGTCGGCGACCGGTGCCGGCGTGGTGGAGGCCGTGAACTTCAATGCTCCATTGCAGGTGGTGATCGCTGGCAACAAGGGTGCCGTGGAGAAGGCCTGCGAAATGGCCAAGGCACGTGGCGCCAAGCGCGCGCTGCCGCTGCCGGTGTCGGCACCGTTCCACTCGTCGCTGCTCAAGCCCGCATCGGACCGCCTGCGCGAGCGCATGGCCGGCATGGTGTTTTCCGCGCCGTCGATTCCGCTGGTGAACAACGTCGATGTGGCCATCGTCAATGACCCGCAAGCCATCAAGGACGCGCTGGTCCGTCAGGCCGCAGCCCCGGTGCGCTGGGTCGAGTGCGTGCAGAAGATCGCTGCTGAAGGCGTGACCCATGTGATTGAGTGCGGCCCCGGCAAGGTGCTGGCCGGCATGACCAAGCGCATCGACGGCAGTCTGGTGGGCGGAGCGATCTTCGATCCGGCCTCGCTGCAGGACACGCTGGCGCTGCTGAAGTAA
- a CDS encoding Maf-like protein: MPQTSRPTLILGSSSRYRRELLERLRIPFEVAIPDIDETPQPGESPEATALRLSHAKAQAIAERHPGTLVIGSDQVATLDGRQIGKPGSHEKALAQLQWMRGRTVTFHSALCLLDSRNGEAQLADIQTRATFRDLPDQELDAYLRIERPYDVAGSAKSEGLGIALLSHMESDDPTALVGLPLIALTNMLRQAGYPFFQD; this comes from the coding sequence ATGCCGCAAACTTCCCGCCCCACCCTCATCCTGGGTTCCAGCTCACGTTATCGCCGCGAATTGCTGGAGCGCCTGCGCATTCCTTTCGAGGTGGCCATTCCCGACATCGACGAAACCCCGCAACCAGGCGAAAGCCCCGAAGCCACCGCGCTGCGGCTCTCCCACGCCAAGGCACAGGCCATCGCCGAGCGGCATCCCGGCACCCTGGTCATCGGCTCCGACCAGGTCGCCACGCTGGACGGCAGGCAGATCGGCAAGCCCGGCTCCCATGAAAAGGCCCTGGCGCAATTGCAGTGGATGCGCGGCCGTACCGTCACTTTTCACTCCGCGTTGTGCCTGCTTGACAGTCGTAACGGCGAGGCTCAGTTGGCCGATATCCAGACGCGCGCGACCTTCCGCGACCTTCCCGACCAGGAACTGGATGCCTACCTGCGCATCGAGCGCCCTTATGATGTCGCGGGCAGCGCCAAATCCGAAGGACTGGGGATCGCCCTGCTCTCGCATATGGAGTCCGACGATCCCACCGCGCTGGTAGGCCTGCCTCTGATCGCGCTGACCAATATGCTGCGCCAGGCCGGCTACCCCTTCTTCCAGGACTGA
- a CDS encoding DUF177 domain-containing protein, whose translation MTQPIDLRALDLFAFCRAGDDATGEVAARDLPRIIAETAAQAPASAPDEVFSYALSGFVEEEAGEPGKPAVERLFIDLAVNGRVWLDCQRCLRVYEQPIATDMCFEVVASEADADAAPMDDDELDVIVGSKRFDLLTLIEDEVLLALPVAPKHDVCPTVHESLVTGVDGQAEPEPEVLPEEEKRPSPFAALAGLKTKH comes from the coding sequence ATGACCCAGCCGATTGACCTGCGCGCGCTCGATCTCTTTGCGTTTTGCCGCGCTGGCGACGACGCCACCGGCGAAGTTGCCGCACGCGATTTGCCGCGCATCATAGCCGAGACTGCGGCGCAAGCGCCAGCGTCGGCGCCGGACGAGGTGTTCAGCTACGCGCTTTCCGGCTTTGTCGAGGAAGAGGCGGGCGAGCCCGGCAAGCCCGCGGTGGAGCGCCTGTTCATCGATCTGGCCGTGAATGGCCGGGTCTGGCTGGATTGCCAGCGCTGCCTGCGGGTGTACGAGCAGCCGATCGCCACGGACATGTGCTTCGAGGTGGTCGCCAGCGAGGCGGATGCCGATGCGGCGCCCATGGATGACGACGAGCTCGATGTGATTGTTGGCTCCAAGCGTTTCGACCTGCTGACGCTGATTGAAGATGAAGTGCTGCTGGCTTTGCCGGTGGCGCCCAAGCATGACGTTTGCCCCACGGTGCACGAAAGTCTCGTGACCGGGGTGGACGGACAGGCGGAACCTGAACCAGAGGTTCTGCCGGAAGAAGAAAAACGGCCTTCGCCCTTTGCGGCGCTGGCCGGCCTGAAAACGAAGCACTGA
- a CDS encoding RluA family pseudouridine synthase, translating to MNELRHQIEKEVRPAAAGPQVAYVTIGDEADGQRIDNFLLKLSKGVPKSHVYRILRSGEVRVNKGRVDATYRLQLGDVVRIPPMRVAASAPDAGKFVPPASFPVVFEDEYLLVINKPAGVAVHGGSGVAFGVIEQLRRARPQARFLELVHRLDRETSGLLVLAKKRTALVNLHEQMRGSALDKRYFACVAGHFENARQHVKFPLYKYTTPEGERRVRVQEDGIASHTVFNRLEVMPGYTLLEAELKTGRTHQIRVHLAHSGFPILGDEKYGDYALNKALARSGANPGLKRMFLHAHSLTFTHPISGEITTVVAPMPPECEAFLQQARNLRAAD from the coding sequence ATGAATGAGTTACGCCATCAAATTGAAAAAGAGGTGCGGCCCGCCGCGGCCGGGCCCCAGGTGGCGTACGTAACGATTGGCGACGAAGCCGATGGCCAGCGTATCGACAACTTCCTCCTGAAGCTCTCGAAAGGGGTGCCCAAGAGCCATGTCTACCGCATCCTGAGGTCGGGTGAAGTGCGTGTGAACAAGGGGCGGGTCGATGCCACGTATCGCCTGCAGCTGGGCGACGTGGTCCGGATCCCGCCTATGCGTGTGGCGGCTTCGGCACCTGATGCCGGCAAGTTCGTGCCGCCGGCCAGCTTTCCTGTGGTCTTCGAGGATGAATACCTGCTGGTGATCAACAAGCCTGCCGGCGTGGCCGTGCATGGCGGCTCCGGCGTGGCATTCGGCGTGATCGAGCAATTGCGGCGCGCCCGCCCGCAGGCCAGGTTCCTTGAGCTTGTGCACCGTCTCGACCGCGAGACCTCAGGCCTGCTGGTGCTGGCGAAAAAGCGTACGGCGCTGGTGAACCTGCATGAGCAGATGCGCGGCAGTGCGCTGGACAAGCGCTACTTCGCCTGCGTGGCGGGGCATTTCGAGAATGCCCGGCAGCACGTGAAATTCCCCCTATATAAGTACACCACCCCGGAGGGCGAGCGCCGCGTGCGGGTGCAGGAAGATGGCATTGCCTCGCACACCGTGTTCAACCGGCTCGAGGTCATGCCTGGCTACACCTTGCTCGAGGCCGAGTTGAAGACTGGGCGGACCCACCAGATCCGGGTCCATCTGGCGCATTCCGGCTTCCCTATCCTGGGTGACGAAAAGTACGGCGATTACGCCCTCAACAAGGCGCTGGCCCGCAGCGGCGCCAATCCCGGGCTCAAGCGCATGTTCCTGCACGCGCACAGCCTGACATTTACGCATCCGATAAGTGGAGAAATCACCACTGTCGTTGCGCCCATGCCGCCGGAGTGCGAAGCGTTCCTGCAGCAAGCCCGTAACCTGCGCGCCGCTGACTAA
- a CDS encoding SAM-dependent methyltransferase, which produces MSGTLYLIPNTLGKRDEFDPLADVIPAGVQQITASLDYLVAENAKTARAFLKKLSETSPLGKPIQQIEIRELNVNTREGELAALLAPIREGRDGGLLSEAGVPAVADPGANLVRLAHTKGVRVRPLVGPSSILLAVMASGLNGQSFAFNGYLPVDAGERAKRLRELEQLSRKARQTQVWIETPYRNGPLLEAMRQHCAGTSLLSIAVDLTLPSETIVTLPISDWRPERLALNKRPAIFSLLAT; this is translated from the coding sequence ATGAGCGGCACCCTGTACCTGATCCCCAACACCTTGGGCAAACGCGACGAGTTCGACCCGCTCGCGGATGTCATTCCGGCTGGCGTGCAGCAAATCACGGCCAGCCTGGACTACCTGGTGGCGGAAAATGCCAAGACGGCACGCGCCTTCCTGAAGAAACTCAGTGAAACCTCTCCGCTAGGCAAGCCAATCCAGCAGATCGAGATCCGCGAACTCAACGTCAATACGCGCGAAGGCGAACTGGCCGCCTTGCTGGCACCGATCCGCGAAGGGCGCGACGGCGGCCTGCTGTCGGAAGCCGGCGTACCGGCGGTGGCCGATCCCGGCGCCAACCTGGTGCGCCTGGCTCACACCAAGGGCGTGCGCGTGCGCCCGCTGGTGGGTCCGAGCTCGATTTTGCTGGCCGTGATGGCGTCCGGCCTCAATGGCCAGAGCTTTGCGTTCAACGGCTACCTGCCGGTGGATGCCGGCGAGCGCGCCAAGCGCCTGCGCGAACTGGAGCAGCTATCGCGCAAAGCGCGCCAGACCCAGGTCTGGATCGAGACGCCGTACCGCAACGGCCCCTTGCTGGAGGCCATGCGCCAGCATTGCGCAGGCACCAGCCTGCTGTCGATCGCGGTAGACCTGACCTTGCCAAGCGAGACGATCGTCACGCTGCCCATCTCCGATTGGCGCCCGGAGCGGCTGGCACTGAACAAGCGCCCGGCCATTTTCTCCTTGCTGGCAACCTGA
- the fabG gene encoding 3-oxoacyl-ACP reductase FabG: MTKFLENQVALVTGASRGIGRAIALELAAQGATVVGTATSEAGAAAISEYLAAAGGKGRGAVLNVNDAVASEALIDELVKAHGSLGVLVNNAGITQDQLAMRMKDEDWSAVIETNMTAVFRLSRAVLRPMMKARGGRIINITSVVGSTGNPGQMNYAAAKAGVEGMSRALAREIGSRNVTVNCVAPGFIDTDMTKVLSEEQHTALKTQIPLGRLGQPEDIAHAVAFLAGPQAAYITGTTLHVNGGMYMN; this comes from the coding sequence ATGACAAAATTTCTGGAAAACCAGGTCGCGCTGGTAACCGGCGCGTCGCGCGGGATTGGCCGCGCCATCGCACTGGAACTGGCCGCCCAGGGCGCCACGGTGGTGGGTACTGCCACCAGCGAGGCGGGTGCGGCAGCCATCAGCGAATACCTGGCGGCAGCCGGTGGCAAGGGCCGCGGCGCCGTGCTCAACGTCAATGATGCAGTGGCGTCGGAAGCGCTGATCGACGAACTGGTCAAGGCGCATGGCAGCCTGGGCGTGCTGGTGAACAATGCCGGCATTACCCAGGACCAGCTCGCCATGCGCATGAAGGACGAAGACTGGAGTGCGGTGATCGAGACCAATATGACGGCGGTGTTCCGCCTGTCGCGCGCCGTACTGCGTCCGATGATGAAGGCCCGCGGTGGCCGTATCATCAACATCACCTCGGTGGTCGGCTCGACCGGCAACCCGGGTCAGATGAACTACGCGGCAGCCAAGGCAGGCGTGGAAGGCATGAGCCGCGCGCTTGCGCGCGAGATCGGCAGCCGCAACGTCACCGTCAATTGCGTGGCGCCGGGCTTTATCGATACCGATATGACCAAGGTTTTGTCGGAAGAGCAGCATACGGCACTGAAGACGCAGATCCCGTTGGGCCGGCTCGGCCAGCCGGAAGACATCGCACATGCGGTGGCCTTCCTGGCAGGTCCGCAGGCGGCCTACATCACTGGTACAACGCTCCATGTGAATGGTGGCATGTACATGAATTGA